The Gemmatimonadaceae bacterium nucleotide sequence GCGCCGACCTTCCGTGGCTGCGTAGTAGGCCGTGTCGATGCCTTCCTGCACGTCGCCACGCGTTTCCGCCAGCGGCTTCCCCATTTCGCGCGTCATGAGATTCGCGATCTCTTCCTTGCGCGCCGCCATCAGGTCGCCAACGCGTCGCAGCACATCGCCCCGCGCCGGAGCCGGCGTGCGCTTCCACCCCTCGAAGCCGCGTCGGGCGCTGTCGATGGCGGCGTGCACATCCTCCACGCCCGATTGCGGGAAACGGCCGATCAGGTCTCTCTGGTCAGCCGGATTGCGATTCTCGAAATAGTTGCCGGTGGACGGCGCGACCCACTGGCCGCCGATGAAATTCTTGAAGGTGTTGGACATCCCTCAAACCTAGCGAAATCACCGCACCGGGGGACTGGTGGTGGGTGCGATTGGTGCGTTCGGCGTCGGCGCGGCCGGCAATCCTTCGCAACTCCATTGGCCGGGACGTTCAACCGACGCAATGGCGTATCCCACGCGCGGCAGCACTTCGCGGGCCCCCAACGCCACGCCCCAAATGGTCACCAGCAGCGATGCGACGTGGGCCAGTCCCAGACGGTGGCGCCATGAACCCACGGCGCTCCATACGCCAAGCAGGGCCACACCACCGGTGGCGGCAGTGAATCCCACCAGGGGCAAACCACAACGGGCCGGCCACGGCCAATACATGAGCCCTGCCGCCGCGGCCACGGCAAGGCTCACCTTGAGCCACGCCAACCAGGTGCCCCCCTCGGCGGGCGACGCCGCCCGCGACGGTGCCGCCGGAGCGGCCGCCTTCCCGGCCGGTGCCCGGCCGGCTGCCCCCGGAGGCGCCTGCAGCGCCTTGCGATCGGCCAGCAACTGCTCGTCCGAAACGGACGCCAGCTGTTTGTCGATCTTCGCCATCTCGGCTTCCCAATTGCGATCGCTCATCGAACCGTCGATAGAGGGTCAGGCGTGATTTCTCTCGTCAAACCATAACGCTCGATCTTCTTGTAGAGATTCGACCGCGGCATATCGAGCGCACGCGCCGTTTCCGACACGTTCCAGTCGAACGCCCGAAGCTTGGCCACCAGAAATGCGCGCTCGGCAGACTGCTTGAACTCTTCGAACGTGACGCAGTCCACCAGGTTGCCCAGGCCCGTGGGCTCGGCCGTACGGCGCCCGACCAAACGGTCGACGTCTGCCGCGCCAATAGTGGCCGCGTTGGCCAGGATCACCAGCCGCTCAATGGTGTTGCGCAGCTCGCGCACGTTCCCGGGCCAGTCCAGTTCCGACAGCCGACGCAGCGCGTCATCGGTGATATCACGCGCCGGCAATCCATCGCGCGCCGCAAACTGGCGCAGGAAGTGAATGACCAACTGTTCGATATCTTCACGCCGCTCACGCAGCGGCGGCACGGTGATGGGCACCACGTTCAGGCGATAGTACAAGTCCTCGCGAAATCGCCCCGCGGCGATTTCCGCTTCGACATCCTTGTTGGTGGCGGCCAACACGCGCACGTCCACCTGAACGGGCTTGTTGCCGCCAATGCGCGTCACGACACCGTCCTGCAGCACGCGCAATACCTTTGCCTGGGCGGCCAGCGACATGTCGCCGATTTCGTCAAGGAACAGCGTGCCATGGTCGGCCTGCTCAAACTTGCCGGCGCGATCACTGATGGCGCCCGTGAACGAGCCTTTCATATGGCCGAACAGCTCGCTCTCGATGAGCTCCGACGGAATGGCGGCGCAATTCACCTCGACAAACGGTTTCTTGGCCCGCGGCGATCCGCGATGAATGGCCCGCGCCACCAGCTCCTTGCCGGTGCCATTCTCGCCGGTGATCAGCACCCGTGCGGGCGTTCCCGCCACCTTTTCAATGCGTTCCAGCAGCGCGCGAATGACGTAGGTGCGACCGACAATCTCGTAGCGTGATTCGATGGTCTGTCGCAGCCGCTCGTTCTCATCGCTCAGCAGCCGATGCTCGAACGCATTGCGCAGCAGCACCAGCACGCGATCGGTGTCGAGCGGCTTTTCGAGGATGTCGTAGGCGCCAAGCTGCGTGGCTTCCACGGCCGTCTGGATGGTGGCATGCCCGCTGATCATCACCACCAGGGCGTTGCCGTCAATCTGCCGGATGCGCTTGAGCACCTCGAGTCCGTCCAGCCCCGCCATCTTGACGTCGAGAAATACCAGATGCGGCTTGAATTTCTCGTACTCGCCGATGCCCTCCGTGCCGCCGGATGCCGAGCGAACCTCGTAGCCCTCATACTCGAGGAGCTGGCTGAGGGCCTGGCGAATGCCCTTTTCATCGTCAACAACGAGAATGCGACGTGCGCTCATGGATTCGGAACGGCCTTGTAGAGGGTCAGTCGCCCGTTCGCGATTCGCAAATCGGCAACGGTTCGCGGCAACGGAAGGGCCAGCGCGTTGTCGGCAAGCCCTGCAGCACGGGGCCCGCGTCGGATCGCGCCAATGAATGTGGGAATCAGTCTGGGCGGCACATTGATGCCCTTGAGGCGCAGCGCGTCCACGCGAAACTGGGCGAACCCTGGACGCAGCGGCTCGATGGTGCCGGCGAACTGCACGGAATCCCGCCCAGACAGGGCCGTACCCAACAGTCGCCCAAGGGTGCCGTCGCCGGCAATCTCGGTGACGTCAATGGCGGCGCGCACCAATAGTTGGTCGCCCTCCAGTGCCACCTGCAGATTCGATGCCGATTTCGGCAGTTGGGACGGCAGCTCGCTGGACAGCAGCGCCGCGAGGTCTCCCGCGCCTAGTGTGACAAACGCAGGGCCATCACGCGCGCCCAGCGCTGCGGCCACTTTGGTACTGCTGTTGCGGGGCCCTGACGGTTCGATGGTGGCCCAGGTGATGGCCCGTTCCGGATTGATCGCTGAGTCCCGTCGCGACGACGGCGTGCCTGTGCTGCGGCCACCGGTGGCTTCGCTGACCTTGTCCACCGCCTTTCCCGCCGCACGCGACAGCTCGGACGGCAGACGATCGCCGTAGAGCCAGTATCCGACGGCGCCGGCGCCCACGACTACGACCAGACATCCGATGCGGGAGAGACAGCCCATGTCGCGGCGTTCGGGATAGAGTTTTGGTCGACACCTCACAACAGCGTCGCCAATCGCTGACGGACGTCGTCGATGACCGGCGCTGGTACGGAACATACGCGCCAGTGGGCTGGAAGCGGTACGTCGAAGGGATACCCCTTTGCCCAAGAAGTGATCGGGCCGGTCGCGGAACGCGCCCGGCCATACGTCGACGGCACATCATGAGGCCTCAGCAATGGCGGCCGCGTCCGCATCGACCGCCGGCCGAAAGCGCAGGGCTTCCGCGATGTGGTCGCGCGAGACCGCATCGACGTCGTCGAGGTCGGCAATGGTGCGCGACACCCGCAGCACGCGATGATAGGCGCGGGCTGACAGCGCCAGCTTGTCGGCCGCGCGGACCAGCATGGCGCGGGCGTCACTATCCAGCCGAGCGACGGGGGCCAGCAGGCGTGTGGGCGCCGACGCGTTGGTGATGGCGCTACGGTCGACGGTCGACGCACCGAGCCGAGTGAGGGCATAGCGTTGTTGCTGTCGCCGTCGGGCAT carries:
- a CDS encoding sigma-54-dependent Fis family transcriptional regulator, yielding MSARRILVVDDEKGIRQALSQLLEYEGYEVRSASGGTEGIGEYEKFKPHLVFLDVKMAGLDGLEVLKRIRQIDGNALVVMISGHATIQTAVEATQLGAYDILEKPLDTDRVLVLLRNAFEHRLLSDENERLRQTIESRYEIVGRTYVIRALLERIEKVAGTPARVLITGENGTGKELVARAIHRGSPRAKKPFVEVNCAAIPSELIESELFGHMKGSFTGAISDRAGKFEQADHGTLFLDEIGDMSLAAQAKVLRVLQDGVVTRIGGNKPVQVDVRVLAATNKDVEAEIAAGRFREDLYYRLNVVPITVPPLRERREDIEQLVIHFLRQFAARDGLPARDITDDALRRLSELDWPGNVRELRNTIERLVILANAATIGAADVDRLVGRRTAEPTGLGNLVDCVTFEEFKQSAERAFLVAKLRAFDWNVSETARALDMPRSNLYKKIERYGLTREITPDPLSTVR